Proteins co-encoded in one Kocuria flava genomic window:
- a CDS encoding TetR/AcrR family transcriptional regulator: MTTLPAEPAPDRPPHDRREAVKYHNRRAIIDAAAALAEERGLGGFTVTDLADRAGVSRRTIFNHFAAADDAVHARFSELLGVFVDNFARVVEATPPPAEPSIGAVLEQLADVIERTELVPAMCHIARLMGASENSPTTAVWSHEVIETLTARLAAEITDRVPEAPAFTVDLLATLLLHALAVAFQRWAEETGAVDTPASRSTWLRVLREAVERLRHGFADPAPGGGAPGAGTPSPEAPGAGTPGPEAPGAGTPGPETPRP; encoded by the coding sequence GTGACGACCCTGCCCGCCGAGCCCGCACCCGACCGCCCGCCGCACGACCGGCGCGAGGCGGTGAAGTACCACAACCGCCGCGCCATCATCGACGCCGCGGCGGCCCTGGCCGAGGAGCGGGGACTGGGCGGGTTCACCGTCACCGACCTCGCCGACCGGGCCGGCGTGTCCCGGCGGACGATCTTCAACCACTTCGCCGCGGCCGACGACGCCGTCCACGCCCGCTTCAGCGAGCTGCTCGGGGTCTTCGTCGACAACTTCGCGCGCGTCGTGGAGGCCACCCCGCCGCCGGCCGAGCCGAGCATCGGCGCCGTGCTCGAGCAGCTGGCCGACGTCATCGAGCGCACCGAGCTCGTCCCCGCCATGTGCCACATCGCCCGGCTCATGGGCGCGAGCGAGAACAGCCCGACCACCGCGGTGTGGTCGCACGAGGTGATCGAGACCCTCACCGCCCGGCTGGCCGCCGAGATCACCGACCGCGTGCCCGAGGCCCCCGCGTTCACCGTGGACCTGCTCGCGACCCTGCTCCTGCACGCCCTGGCCGTCGCGTTCCAGCGGTGGGCCGAGGAGACCGGCGCGGTGGACACCCCCGCGAGCCGCAGCACGTGGCTGCGGGTGCTGCGCGAGGCCGTGGAACGGCTGCGCCACGGCTTCGCCGACCCGGCCCCCGGTGGCGGAGCGCCCGGTGCCGGGACGCCTAGTCCGGAGGCACCCGGTGCCGGGACGCCTGGTCCGGAGGCACCCGGTGCCGGGACGCCCGGTCCGGAAACGCCTCGCCCCTGA
- a CDS encoding zinc-dependent alcohol dehydrogenase, with translation MKALTWQGKRSVSVEEVPDPRIQEPTDAIVRITSTGICGSDLHLYEVLGPFMDKGDIIGHEPMGIVEEVGPAVTHITAGDRVVIPFNVSCGHCFMCKQGLQSQCETTQVREYNSGAAFLGYSRLYGSVPGGQAEYLRVPHADYGPIKVPQTGEDERYLYLSDVVPTAWQAVKYAAPPEGGSLAVLGLGPIGQMSARIGRHLGYRVIAVDPVAERRAMAERHGVETMDSAGDVAERLKDLTDGRGPDAVVDAVGMEAHGSHVAGAAHKAVGLLPSPLGRKAMETAGVDKLGALYTAIDAVRRGGTISLSGVYGGMKDPMPMLTLFDKQIQLRMGQCNVRYWTDELLPLVDDPSDPLGVLDLATHRVPLERAPEMYETFQKKEDGCIKVVLKP, from the coding sequence ATGAAGGCTCTGACCTGGCAGGGAAAGCGCTCCGTGAGCGTCGAGGAGGTCCCGGACCCGCGGATCCAGGAGCCCACGGACGCGATCGTGCGGATCACCTCGACCGGCATCTGCGGCTCCGACCTGCACCTGTACGAGGTGCTCGGCCCGTTCATGGACAAGGGCGACATCATCGGCCACGAGCCGATGGGCATCGTCGAGGAGGTCGGCCCGGCGGTCACCCACATCACGGCGGGGGACCGCGTGGTGATCCCCTTCAACGTCTCGTGCGGGCACTGCTTCATGTGCAAGCAGGGCCTGCAGTCCCAGTGCGAGACCACCCAGGTGCGGGAGTACAACAGCGGCGCGGCGTTCCTGGGCTACTCCCGGCTCTACGGCTCGGTGCCGGGCGGGCAGGCCGAGTACCTGCGCGTGCCGCACGCCGACTACGGGCCGATCAAGGTGCCGCAGACCGGTGAGGACGAGCGCTACCTGTACCTCTCCGACGTGGTGCCCACCGCCTGGCAGGCCGTGAAGTACGCCGCTCCTCCCGAGGGCGGCTCGCTCGCGGTGCTCGGTCTGGGCCCGATCGGGCAGATGTCCGCCCGGATCGGCCGCCACCTGGGCTACCGCGTCATCGCGGTCGACCCGGTCGCCGAGCGGCGGGCCATGGCCGAGCGCCACGGCGTCGAGACGATGGACTCCGCCGGGGACGTCGCCGAGCGGCTGAAGGACCTCACCGACGGGCGCGGCCCGGACGCGGTGGTCGACGCCGTGGGCATGGAGGCGCACGGCTCGCACGTGGCCGGCGCGGCGCACAAGGCGGTCGGCCTGCTGCCGTCGCCGCTGGGCCGCAAGGCCATGGAGACCGCCGGGGTGGACAAGCTCGGGGCCCTCTACACGGCCATCGACGCCGTCCGGCGCGGCGGGACGATCTCCCTCAGCGGCGTGTACGGCGGCATGAAGGACCCGATGCCGATGCTCACGCTGTTCGACAAGCAGATCCAGCTGCGCATGGGCCAGTGCAACGTGCGCTACTGGACCGACGAGCTGCTGCCGCTCGTGGACGACCCCTCCGACCCGCTGGGCGTGCTGGACCTCGCGACCCACCGGGTGCCGCTGGAGCGGGCCCCGGAGATGTACGAGACGTTCCAGAAGAAGGAGGACGGCTGCATCAAGGTGGTGCTCAAGCCGTAG
- a CDS encoding saccharopine dehydrogenase NADP-binding domain-containing protein, with product MDDDRSGNDRPVVGLLGATGITGRTALAHLVERAAAEGAGVVVGARDPGAVRALCARRGLPEPEILRTDIADDASLRAFVRRADVVVDLAGPYTRLAPPVLAACVAEGASYLDLTGETALSRRTDRDLHEPARAAGIALVHTAGFEALPADVLVDAARRHAAARGEVLRSADLVTSVRTPSGAGFSDAVSGGTLRSLVEILRDRDPVRLDDPAARTPGPLAGSVRRTSPLRLRARTAGGRVLAPMSPLAAINPPVVHRTQALSPVPGAAAHPLLFREAVDLGPAGGTAGLLRRAAAHASAAGQALTGLAVRLPHPVRERLAGVLERVLPAAGTGPEGDVLTGWSWRTRGSFTTHEGSAFAGVLEAEGNPGYGTTPWLTVELALRLALRGVPAPARGSTTPALALDGDLEALRPARVRITVG from the coding sequence ATGGACGACGACCGCAGCGGCAACGACCGGCCGGTGGTGGGCCTGCTCGGCGCCACCGGCATCACCGGGCGCACGGCGCTGGCCCACCTCGTCGAGCGGGCCGCGGCGGAGGGGGCGGGCGTCGTCGTCGGTGCCCGGGACCCCGGGGCGGTGCGGGCGCTGTGCGCGCGGCGCGGCCTGCCCGAGCCGGAGATCCTGCGCACGGACATCGCCGACGACGCCTCCCTGCGGGCGTTCGTGCGCCGGGCCGACGTGGTCGTGGACCTCGCCGGGCCCTACACCCGCCTCGCCCCGCCCGTGCTCGCCGCGTGCGTGGCCGAGGGCGCCTCCTACCTCGACCTCACCGGGGAGACCGCGCTGTCCCGGCGCACCGACCGCGACCTGCACGAGCCCGCCCGCGCCGCCGGGATCGCGCTCGTGCACACCGCCGGCTTCGAGGCGCTGCCCGCCGACGTCCTGGTGGACGCCGCCCGCCGCCACGCCGCCGCCCGCGGGGAGGTGCTGCGCAGCGCCGACCTCGTCACCTCGGTGCGCACCCCGTCCGGGGCCGGGTTCTCGGACGCGGTCTCCGGCGGAACGCTGCGCAGCCTCGTCGAGATCCTGCGCGACCGGGACCCCGTGCGGCTCGACGACCCCGCCGCCCGCACCCCCGGCCCCCTCGCGGGATCCGTGCGCCGCACCAGCCCGCTGCGGCTGCGGGCCCGCACGGCCGGCGGACGGGTGCTCGCGCCGATGAGCCCGCTCGCGGCGATCAACCCGCCGGTGGTGCACCGCACCCAGGCGCTCAGCCCGGTCCCGGGGGCCGCCGCGCACCCGCTGCTGTTCCGGGAGGCCGTCGACCTCGGCCCCGCCGGCGGGACGGCCGGGCTCCTCCGGCGGGCCGCCGCGCACGCGTCCGCGGCGGGCCAGGCGCTCACCGGCCTGGCCGTGCGGCTGCCGCACCCGGTGCGGGAGCGTCTGGCCGGGGTCCTGGAGCGGGTCCTGCCGGCGGCGGGCACCGGCCCGGAGGGCGACGTGCTCACCGGCTGGTCCTGGCGGACCCGCGGGAGCTTCACCACGCACGAGGGCTCGGCCTTCGCCGGGGTGCTCGAGGCCGAGGGCAACCCCGGCTACGGCACGACCCCCTGGCTGACCGTCGAGCTGGCCCTGCGGCTGGCGCTGCGCGGGGTGCCCGCGCCGGCCCGCGGCTCGACCACGCCCGCGCTCGCCCTCGACGGCGACCTCGAGGCCCTGCGCCCGGCGCGGGTGCGCATCACCGTGGGCTGA
- a CDS encoding tryptophan-rich sensory protein, which translates to MSATPSPARPQDPEVRDRPTGADRARQVVVTLSEIACVLGTLVGIGIFGTRVEESSGGDLAADATLLAPAGPAFSIWSVIYLGLAAYTVWQWLPSRATDPRLRATGWLAAASMLLNAGWLLVTQQGWIWASVVVIVALVLVLGLLVDRLQRVPGRDGVADRVVVDGTFGLYLGWVAVATAANVAAALVSSGVPQEGRGAEWIGVVVVLVLAAVVAAVQARVGGRWAVAAASAWGLSWIAVGRALDEPSSMLVAGAATVAALLVVAATAVLRRRAQRPGTRQAPAGSRGA; encoded by the coding sequence ATGAGCGCCACCCCCTCCCCCGCCCGCCCGCAGGACCCGGAGGTCCGGGACCGGCCCACCGGCGCGGACCGCGCCCGCCAGGTGGTGGTGACCCTCAGCGAGATCGCCTGCGTGCTCGGCACCCTCGTGGGCATCGGGATCTTCGGCACCCGCGTCGAGGAGTCCTCCGGCGGCGACCTCGCCGCGGACGCGACCCTGCTCGCCCCGGCCGGACCGGCCTTCTCCATCTGGTCGGTGATCTACCTGGGCCTGGCCGCGTACACCGTCTGGCAGTGGCTGCCCTCCCGCGCCACGGACCCGAGGCTCCGGGCCACGGGCTGGCTCGCGGCCGCCTCGATGCTGCTCAACGCCGGCTGGCTGCTGGTCACCCAGCAGGGGTGGATCTGGGCCAGTGTCGTGGTGATCGTGGCGCTCGTGCTGGTGCTGGGGCTGCTCGTGGACCGGCTCCAGCGGGTGCCCGGCCGGGACGGGGTCGCCGACCGGGTCGTCGTGGACGGCACCTTCGGGCTGTACCTGGGCTGGGTCGCCGTGGCGACGGCGGCCAACGTCGCCGCCGCCCTCGTCTCCTCCGGCGTGCCGCAGGAGGGCCGGGGCGCGGAGTGGATCGGCGTCGTCGTCGTGCTCGTGCTCGCCGCGGTGGTCGCCGCGGTCCAGGCGCGGGTCGGCGGCCGCTGGGCGGTGGCCGCCGCCTCGGCGTGGGGGCTGTCGTGGATCGCCGTGGGGCGGGCCCTCGACGAGCCGTCCTCGATGCTCGTGGCCGGCGCCGCCACCGTGGCGGCCCTGCTCGTGGTCGCGGCGACCGCGGTGCTGCGCCGCCGGGCGCAGCGTCCCGGGACGCGGCAGGCTCCGGCGGG